DNA from Penaeus vannamei isolate JL-2024 chromosome 3, ASM4276789v1, whole genome shotgun sequence:
CAAATATACACATCATGGAGGAGGTCATGTCACCACAATGTAATCTTGGCAATACTGGTGGAAAACTTACAGTGGCTTCTAAGGGGAATGGAGTAGCATTGTATTGATATTGCATCATAGTCCACGAGGCAGGCAGGAAAGTCTTCCCCACATTCTGACCAATCCTTTTTGTAGACAGAGCAGTTAGTTGGGGATATAAAGACTGTTCCAATAAAAGTATTTTGGGAGGGATGAGGTTGGgaaggaatgggtttgccagtgaagTCAGTCAGGATTGATAATGCTTTAGTTTGGGATTTAGGTATAACTATGAAAAGGTGGTAATGCTCATGTCAGCTAaggaaggaaactttgcctacttgtttttcgAAGTATAGTTGAAACAGAAGTAATTGGgtcccagtctccatctcctaaaccCCCTGCAGCAATAACatgaaagagatggggggggggggtatattgaAAGCAGTCACAATTTTCCTTTTCACAATTTACAGGTTAATATTCCATTTTCAATTTCATTAGAAATTATTATATGCTTCTTCTGGTTACATATGCAGTGTAAAGTTTTTAATTGTCAAGTATAATACATCATTTTAATATATTTGAAAATCAAAATACACTTATTAATTCTGTTTGTGTTCTAAAgatgtcttatatatatttttactatttttgacACAGTAAAATTAATTTGTGTGTAGATGTTTACTAGATGACTTGACAATATAAGATGGTTACATGACCTCCCTTGTAGAAGTGTAGCACATGTTAGAAAATTCACCAACTcatttatttcatgtattttcttctaagaaataaaggcaaaattTAATGCATGCTTTAAATAAATACTTTATTACTATCAACCATTTTCTTTcagtataataaaaaaacaagtataccaacaaaatatacatacatgaaaatttATGTAACATTATTTATCATAATCTGACTACTTTTCTATGTGGAAAGTAATTATTTGAAGAACTTTACTGCCACTAAGAAGCAAAATGCTGCATTTCACACATGCAACACTTTCATAGTTAATTAAGTATTGAAATACCCAATTTACCATGCTAAACTTTCATTTCTATTGATAACACACATTCAGAAACTCAACATGATTACAAATTAAATTGTATTCAATATTTCATACTTATAAAAATATGGAAATTATGAATGACACTCTTACGGTCTTCATTTCAGAGGATGATAtgagcaaaataaaaaaatcttttcaaaatACTGTCCACTCCCAAAATAATTTAACTCAACAAATTAACAAACTATGAGAAATCGGATACCTTACTTTTACTTTATCTTCACAAAAATCCTGCTGTTACTCACAATATTCAAAACTTTGTGAAAAAAGCACACATAAACTGTATTTAGTAAAACTATTGGTAGATAACATCTaccatttttaaatatattttcacaCTCAAAATGTATGCTCATTTCCAAATATTAGATACATTTACCATATATCTACAAAACAAATGCAAATCAAAAATATCTTTTGAATGGTGACAAGTTGTTTTAACATTTACTAAACGCTATTTGCATTACATAGAATACATGACCAAAAGATTCTGTAACTGAAACTATGTACTATAAAGAAagtatcattcatatatacataatgttcatctcattctacacacacattaatgcttCCACACCAATAATTAAACAAATGCATAAGTCTAATGCACATACATGATACAACAAATTCCTGGCATGTCACTGATAAATAttcatgagaatgaaaaaaatctgAGAATCCATTTGTATATCATTAACAAACAACTCAGAAAAATAAATCTGCAAATGGATATCTAATGAAAAAAGCTAGCCCTGAGCTCAGCACCTGCAAAACAAGAAGTTTCATTGTAAGACTAGCTTCATGTTGAGGGCCCAGTTTCAGCAGGACCAAGTTGACTAGTGTAAGGTTGTTGATTCGACACATTTCCTTGTCTTCCCCAAGGCCCTCTTCAAGTCTCACCAAACCCAGCTTGTTTAGGAACCTCAGTGCAAGAAGTAGTGGCTTTAAAATCTGACTTGCCTTGAACTCTGCAACACTTGGTTCTAGTTTATCTTTTTGTGGGACATATCTGAAATGACATGGTTAATTAATGCTGAAAGCTAATTTAAAACCAATATTCAACACACAATTAAGACTGTTGACTTACAAAAGGTAAATTTCTATAAGAAATGTGATGTAATGTAGTATAACAtaatcaacaatatcaataaccctTATAAAATGTAAAACTCACTTTGGGAGACGATGCCTTGGGCAGGGCACAAGGTGGAACAGCTGTGGTACTGAATAGAGAAAATTGAATATCTGTGGCAGGAAGAACAGCAACACTGTCTTACTGAAGTGACCAATTATGGACACAACGGCAAAGGTCATTCCAGCAAAGTATGTAAATGTGTCACCTACAAATGCCCGAGCTGGATATCTGAAAATGATAGATGTGATTTAAGaatttttttattaacaataagtATAAACTTACGTTCAAAAAAATTAGGGACTGTATTAGATGACATATAAGATGCATAGGCTTAATAGACACACCTCCATTTCAACAGTGCAAATTCAGGAAGAAAGTGTGGCCTCATCTTCACATATAAGACCTAGGGTGATTTTTTGAGGTTCTTGTTTTTAGTAAGTCTTATCAAATATGGTAGTTCATACATGAAAAATGAAGAATATTAATTGTTTGATTTGCAAGAAATACAAAGATGCTAGATTTTTTTCTATGAAGATACACCAAGGCTagataaataattttcttttatcactgACATTCAAAGTAAAAACACTAAGGAGAAAATTAACTAAGGAGAAAATTACAGTGACTTTGCAAATTATTTGTCTTTACTTTATCTGAAAATTGGTAATAAATAagtgatacataaataaatgacaacCCTCCCTGACCAAGACTTTAACCTCTGGCGCCTCAGGTAAGACCTAAAATCAGCAGTACTAAACCAACTATACAACCAGCCCAACAAAAGGATTATGCAACTATGATCATACTAACTCACAAGACATTACCTCTCCACTCGTACTAGAGTAGGGAGGTTTTATGCATAATCTCCATGGGATCACGGTGGAATTGATTCAGAAACCCAAACTTATGCCAGATATACTAATGAATCTATATACGAGGGAATAATGTAGTAATGCACTGATACGGATAAATAACAACCCTCTTTGACCAGGACTCAATCCTCTGCCACTTCAGGTACAACCCAGAATGAGTATTACTACACTACCTTGACCACACATCCTAACACAAATACTGTGCAAATGAGATCAACTAGCTCCATACTTATTCTAGATAAATAATAGCAAGGTTTACACATAATCCCTGTTGGCTCATGGTTCATGGCACAGGTTTCAAGTTTTGGTCAGGGATTATtggtatttatctatatcaatgtgGTACTGCATTTTTTCATCTTCTATGCCTAGTGCATATGCAAAAGATtacaatatgtatgatataaaaaataaataaataaataaaagagaactaACTTGTCTTGTTGACTCTAAAAGAGCCAAAATAGGGGAAATATCTAACTCTGAATCTAAATATGAAAAAACACAAGCACCGCAATTTTCTTTCTAAACATTTTACTGAATCAGAGGAAAAATGTCTCTAACAATAATTTACATTTATGTAAagcaagtgtgtatgtatttcaaataaaaaaaaatatatatatataataatctataaAATTACAAACTTCTTACTGCATATTGCAGGAAAAATCCTTTCACATTACTGGCATAACTACAAACTtcataaatgtttaaaaaaaagaaagaaaaggaaaaataaatatatacatgcaacatTCAAGAATAATAGCAAACTTACCGATTATGATAAAACAAGCCTAGTGCTGATGCTGTGAATGGAATGATGAGGCAAAGCGAGAAATAATGAAACTTGGCCTGGTACCCTCCCAACTCCACAATATTGAACACTATCACAGACCCAGCAATCACTACTGCCTGGCCACACTCCAGCCCATTTATGCCAGCATAAATGTTGATGGCATTTGTACAGAACACTGCAAGCATGGACATGTACACATAGTACAGAGGGCCTGGAAATAGAAAAAATTGCAAATTTTACCACTGACATCAAAAGAATGTAATATTTACACACttataaaaatggtaaaaagTGTCTGGAGATGAAAAAGTTAACTAAATTAAAACTAACATCAGTAAGCAATATTTTTATGCATACTATCATACTTACATTAAACCTATGTAAGCACATATGTATCTGTTATTTTTggtgtatgtctgtcttttattGGTAGGGTTTGTATATGGAATTAACAACACCTACTCTCTCCATCACTGAAT
Protein-coding regions in this window:
- the Alg7 gene encoding UDP-N-acetylglucosamine--dolichyl-phosphate N-acetylglucosaminephosphotransferase isoform X1, translating into MNVVVMATEKLLGVLGIDVRTDPLKPGLEMIVSLCINLILSVVGLGAVIRTIPAVATMFINAGLFGKDLCKKDREKKVPESMGMVSGLVFLIIMFLFLGVPFGQHFMNPETPFPHTTFTEYLTSLLSICCMLFLGFADDVLNLKWRFKLVLPTLASLPLLMVYYINLGSTTVVVPKPLRTWIGLTLNIGPLYYVYMSMLAVFCTNAINIYAGINGLECGQAVVIAGSVIVFNIVELGGYQAKFHYFSLCLIIPFTASALGLFYHNRYPARAFVGDTFTYFAGMTFAVVSIIGHFSKTVLLFFLPQIFNFLYSVPQLFHLVPCPRHRLPKYVPQKDKLEPSVAEFKASQILKPLLLALRFLNKLGLVRLEEGLGEDKEMCRINNLTLVNLVLLKLGPQHEASLTMKLLVLQVLSSGLAFFIRYPFADLFF
- the Alg7 gene encoding UDP-N-acetylglucosamine--dolichyl-phosphate N-acetylglucosaminephosphotransferase isoform X2 → MIVSLCINLILSVVGLGAVIRTIPAVATMFINAGLFGKDLCKKDREKKVPESMGMVSGLVFLIIMFLFLGVPFGQHFMNPETPFPHTTFTEYLTSLLSICCMLFLGFADDVLNLKWRFKLVLPTLASLPLLMVYYINLGSTTVVVPKPLRTWIGLTLNIGPLYYVYMSMLAVFCTNAINIYAGINGLECGQAVVIAGSVIVFNIVELGGYQAKFHYFSLCLIIPFTASALGLFYHNRYPARAFVGDTFTYFAGMTFAVVSIIGHFSKTVLLFFLPQIFNFLYSVPQLFHLVPCPRHRLPKYVPQKDKLEPSVAEFKASQILKPLLLALRFLNKLGLVRLEEGLGEDKEMCRINNLTLVNLVLLKLGPQHEASLTMKLLVLQVLSSGLAFFIRYPFADLFF